In Hydrogenovibrio marinus, a single genomic region encodes these proteins:
- a CDS encoding baseplate J/gp47 family protein, which translates to MSTKPSLQTLIDRAKASIIQKTKAQNPATDAIAAALGGGTYSLYAYQDYLAKQQHPSSCDEDWLYVWGARLKVTRVQGTYATGTVVFSGLTNIVSIPAETIIKTQSGVEYEVTAETQSDQPVPVQCLSSGTTGNIAAGVSLFLVTAVTGLDPDSITSNDISGGTDIEDISHYRTRVEAAYNERYAVGRPEDYKIWAISSHPDVDFAKVADCFPDAGNVTVYIGQKENDPVLTDGVKDAAQIFIDSQRIGGVIVYVLHISTNSLSVTLADVSDVTTRQSIEQALQTYINDRMGDDDPITPGQLVIEISKITETFSLISPTTSVTPAKSEVITFGGVTWQ; encoded by the coding sequence ATGAGTACAAAACCAAGTCTTCAAACTCTGATTGATCGCGCCAAAGCATCTATTATTCAGAAAACTAAAGCACAAAATCCTGCAACAGATGCCATTGCCGCTGCTTTAGGCGGTGGAACTTATAGTCTTTATGCCTATCAAGATTATTTAGCAAAACAACAGCACCCAAGTTCATGTGATGAAGATTGGCTATATGTCTGGGGTGCCAGATTAAAAGTAACCAGAGTTCAAGGAACCTATGCAACTGGAACAGTCGTTTTCTCAGGCCTTACGAATATCGTTAGCATACCGGCTGAAACAATCATCAAAACTCAAAGTGGTGTTGAATACGAAGTCACTGCAGAAACACAATCAGACCAACCGGTACCAGTTCAATGCCTATCTTCAGGAACAACCGGAAATATCGCTGCAGGTGTCAGTCTATTTTTGGTAACTGCGGTAACCGGTTTGGATCCAGATTCAATTACATCGAATGATATTAGCGGCGGAACAGATATTGAAGATATTTCGCACTATCGTACAAGAGTTGAAGCTGCTTATAACGAACGTTATGCCGTAGGTCGCCCTGAAGACTATAAAATTTGGGCGATTTCATCTCATCCAGATGTAGATTTCGCAAAAGTTGCAGATTGCTTCCCTGATGCTGGAAATGTAACCGTTTATATCGGACAGAAAGAAAATGATCCGGTCCTAACAGATGGCGTTAAAGATGCAGCGCAAATATTTATTGATAGTCAGCGAATTGGCGGTGTCATCGTTTATGTTCTACATATAAGCACAAATTCATTATCTGTCACTCTTGCAGATGTCAGCGATGTAACAACAAGACAAAGCATTGAACAGGCACTACAAACCTACATAAATGATCGCATGGGTGATGATGATCCTATAACACCTGGTCAACTGGTAATTGAGATCTCTAAAATAACTGAAACATTCAGTCTCATTTCACCAACAACATCTGTAACACCTGCAAAAAGTGAAGTCATTACGTTTGGAGGTGTTACATGGCAGTAG
- a CDS encoding phage GP46 family protein, whose protein sequence is MSDNKFEFSALYEPLSTQIGLRHAILQSLLNFGKAHANDDLEPDKSKRGWWANEFLSGVDCRDWTLERSKQTDETKSKAIHYTKVALDWLITNDNAKAIDVTAYYDKDWLIRVITVTLKDGTKFEVKV, encoded by the coding sequence ATGAGCGATAACAAATTTGAGTTTTCAGCATTGTATGAGCCACTGTCAACACAAATAGGTCTAAGGCATGCCATATTGCAAAGCCTACTGAATTTCGGTAAGGCTCATGCAAACGATGATCTTGAACCTGACAAAAGCAAACGCGGATGGTGGGCAAATGAATTTCTATCTGGAGTTGACTGCAGGGACTGGACTTTAGAAAGATCAAAGCAAACTGATGAGACAAAAAGTAAAGCAATTCACTACACAAAAGTAGCACTTGATTGGCTAATAACGAATGACAATGCAAAAGCGATCGATGTCACTGCATATTACGATAAAGACTGGCTCATTCGTGTCATCACAGTAACCCTAAAAGACGGAACAAAATTTGAGGTGAAAGTATGA
- a CDS encoding toprim domain-containing protein: MQSNQYHPIDYDSVVDRLITDFSFKRSGKHLSQGRCPECGKKELHTHVEKPFSIKCNRINNCGYEETIKDLYPDLFEHFTKKYPPTADDQNITAKQYLSIARGFDVSKLEGWFEQGLMLHDKTHVTTATVKFWLDKKKTVSWERLIDYTDADNFDKKAHFKGSYSGLYWEPPTQKHIDPERPLYLVEGIFDAIALWFCGVQVVSIMSSNNWPEELTKKLKSNQIVIWALDNNKAGINAAKKFHKTSTERGYQSFIAIPDNTKDWNDIYKIRGEDGMHDVMDKALWNGAAIQAPTAGDTAAIYVAQTRRPYRIFQKNNAYFEAKYSRNKLEKDVGDKDDPEMLNSYFNRDTLEVLMDDKFLSQIRSAISIEKLSNCVAKFEYQQVDQYNDQDRLNYFEISYENGSPKSTISIPGTALADAGSFNQALLRHTPGARFTGGKAHIEHLHEKVWFYKPAKEVKTLNFIGYDKISGTYVYNDTAFLNGKREQINKQGFFDINRTTAIKTVNKDTRLKISNRFNANTFLNHFQGAYGERGLLVLAWWVGSLFAEQLRDHFQGYPFFELQGQASSGKSTLIKILWKLYGRSDYEGFNPLNSSFSAIDRNFAKVSNLPVVLIESDANDDQRNGKKFNWEHMKNAYTGEPLKERGIQNGGNETVFNPFRGTLMAAQNTAIEGSEAILSRFIHLPLDRTHHLPGGKDHAEALARTDVEDLSGFLPFMLQHEKAFVAKIIERTPVYYKDMDGLKLRIDRIRDNHAMLAAILETLATILPIDKDLIPAAYSLIRQRAVQRQLDTQVDHPAVHAMWDIYEFLNIKEDSNDYGGVKQFINHSKNTDTIAINLVHFERVCRDQGVKAPDITELKRHIKQSHRHKFKEYAVVNSGIQEGKSVRCYIFEEKK, encoded by the coding sequence ATGCAATCAAACCAATACCATCCAATTGACTATGATTCGGTTGTCGATCGCTTAATTACTGATTTCAGTTTCAAGCGTTCTGGCAAACACCTTTCACAAGGGCGATGCCCTGAATGCGGTAAAAAAGAACTTCATACCCACGTTGAAAAACCATTTTCTATCAAATGCAATCGCATCAATAACTGTGGATATGAAGAAACGATCAAGGATCTATACCCTGATCTGTTCGAGCATTTCACCAAGAAATACCCGCCGACTGCAGATGACCAAAACATCACCGCTAAACAATATCTAAGCATTGCACGTGGGTTTGATGTCTCTAAGCTTGAAGGATGGTTCGAGCAAGGTTTGATGTTGCATGATAAAACCCATGTCACTACAGCCACGGTAAAGTTTTGGCTAGACAAAAAGAAAACTGTGTCCTGGGAACGTTTGATCGATTACACAGATGCAGACAATTTCGATAAAAAAGCCCACTTTAAAGGATCATATAGCGGCCTTTATTGGGAACCTCCAACACAAAAGCACATCGACCCTGAACGTCCACTCTATTTGGTTGAAGGCATTTTCGATGCAATCGCATTATGGTTCTGCGGTGTCCAGGTTGTCAGCATTATGTCATCGAATAACTGGCCAGAAGAACTGACAAAAAAACTTAAGTCAAACCAGATTGTCATATGGGCATTGGACAATAACAAAGCCGGCATCAATGCCGCCAAGAAATTCCACAAGACCAGTACAGAACGCGGTTATCAATCATTCATTGCCATACCGGACAACACAAAGGACTGGAACGATATTTACAAAATTCGCGGTGAAGATGGCATGCACGATGTCATGGATAAAGCCCTATGGAATGGCGCGGCAATCCAAGCGCCGACAGCCGGTGACACCGCCGCCATCTATGTCGCACAAACCCGTAGGCCTTACCGCATATTCCAAAAGAACAATGCCTATTTTGAAGCCAAATACAGCCGCAATAAGCTGGAAAAAGACGTAGGCGACAAAGACGACCCTGAAATGCTTAACAGCTACTTTAACCGAGACACGCTTGAAGTGCTGATGGACGATAAATTTCTAAGCCAGATCAGAAGCGCGATCTCAATCGAGAAGCTATCCAACTGCGTGGCAAAGTTTGAATACCAACAGGTTGACCAATACAACGACCAGGACAGATTGAACTATTTCGAGATCTCATACGAGAACGGATCGCCAAAGTCTACCATCAGCATTCCTGGTACCGCCCTTGCGGATGCCGGATCATTCAACCAGGCACTATTGCGCCATACACCTGGTGCGCGTTTTACCGGTGGCAAGGCTCATATAGAACACCTACATGAAAAGGTCTGGTTTTATAAGCCGGCCAAAGAGGTTAAAACTCTAAATTTCATCGGCTACGACAAGATCAGTGGCACCTATGTCTATAACGACACGGCATTCCTAAACGGCAAACGCGAACAGATCAATAAGCAAGGTTTCTTCGATATCAACCGCACCACAGCAATCAAAACAGTCAATAAGGACACTCGCCTTAAAATATCAAATAGGTTCAATGCCAATACCTTCCTAAACCACTTTCAAGGTGCATACGGTGAACGTGGTCTGCTTGTTTTAGCCTGGTGGGTTGGATCCTTATTTGCAGAACAGCTTCGTGATCACTTCCAGGGCTATCCATTCTTTGAACTGCAGGGTCAGGCATCATCAGGTAAGTCGACATTAATCAAGATCCTATGGAAGCTATATGGCCGCTCTGACTATGAAGGGTTTAACCCGCTTAACTCATCATTCAGTGCTATCGACCGTAACTTTGCCAAAGTATCAAACCTACCGGTTGTCTTGATCGAGTCAGATGCCAACGATGACCAGCGCAACGGCAAGAAATTCAACTGGGAACACATGAAAAACGCCTATACCGGTGAACCTCTCAAAGAACGTGGTATTCAGAACGGCGGGAATGAAACGGTATTCAATCCATTCAGGGGAACCCTAATGGCAGCACAAAACACAGCGATTGAAGGCTCAGAAGCTATCCTATCGCGTTTCATTCACCTACCGCTTGACAGAACACATCATCTACCAGGTGGTAAAGACCATGCAGAGGCTTTGGCTAGAACTGACGTTGAGGACCTATCCGGATTCTTGCCATTCATGCTGCAGCATGAGAAAGCCTTTGTTGCAAAGATAATCGAGCGCACACCGGTTTACTACAAAGACATGGATGGCCTGAAACTGCGCATCGATAGGATCCGTGACAACCACGCCATGCTTGCAGCTATATTGGAGACATTGGCAACTATCTTGCCGATAGACAAAGACCTAATCCCTGCCGCCTACTCACTCATTCGACAACGTGCGGTGCAACGTCAGCTTGATACCCAGGTCGATCACCCTGCTGTGCATGCCATGTGGGACATTTATGAATTTCTCAATATCAAGGAAGACAGCAACGATTATGGCGGCGTGAAGCAATTCATCAACCACAGTAAGAACACAGACACCATTGCCATCAACCTGGTTCATTTTGAGCGCGTCTGTAGAGATCAAGGTGTCAAAGCACCTGACATCACAGAACTAAAGCGTCACATCAAGCAATCTCACAGACACAAATTCAAGGAATACGCAGTGGTTAATTCAGGCATACAGGAAGGCAAAAGCGTCCGCTGTTACATATTTGAGGAGAAGAAATGA
- a CDS encoding phage major tropism determinant → MQSGDYSIIPAMAAGFISLQGQIAKNADNTLSIPEGMVNIGGNGYGYILQADAAFDPYNSANTDASYSGVILGDDIYIYACQAAGSPYAKLVCSKNATYPTGYDATNSRKIGGFHVGRTRPIANRFDTAYVPTVEIVPNSVWDEGHRPESLTEGMAEIAPGLWASIYLLSVVSGTWPDVRFGSVYGATPVRSAGGYCEADLNKGLRASGYFEPTYDDWKIGAYGAPQGNDGDNTLAWSMTSNTGPCTTGYVEKAVSCQNIVDTSGNLWERLCHNFDQVGTYNWDTSVVNTGQDAAYGRGAVYHSAWRYALAGGNWNEGARCGSACLYLNAGAWSTAGYVGVRGFSRSRRA, encoded by the coding sequence ATGCAATCAGGAGATTATTCAATTATCCCAGCGATGGCCGCTGGTTTTATCAGCCTACAAGGTCAAATCGCCAAAAACGCAGATAACACACTCTCCATCCCAGAAGGTATGGTGAATATCGGCGGTAATGGCTATGGCTATATTTTGCAGGCTGATGCTGCATTTGACCCATATAATTCTGCCAATACAGATGCATCTTATTCCGGCGTAATACTTGGTGATGATATTTACATTTATGCTTGCCAAGCAGCAGGCTCACCTTATGCAAAATTGGTTTGCTCAAAAAATGCAACCTACCCTACTGGATATGATGCTACCAATTCGCGAAAGATTGGCGGCTTTCATGTCGGTCGAACCCGACCAATTGCCAACCGATTTGATACTGCTTATGTGCCAACGGTTGAAATCGTACCAAACTCTGTTTGGGATGAAGGACATAGACCTGAAAGCTTAACAGAAGGCATGGCAGAGATTGCACCTGGACTTTGGGCATCTATTTATCTTTTAAGCGTGGTATCTGGCACTTGGCCTGACGTTAGGTTTGGCAGCGTGTATGGCGCAACACCTGTACGCTCAGCTGGTGGATATTGCGAAGCTGACTTGAATAAAGGGCTGCGTGCCAGCGGCTACTTTGAGCCGACTTATGACGATTGGAAAATCGGCGCTTATGGCGCACCACAAGGTAATGATGGTGATAATACATTGGCATGGTCAATGACATCGAACACCGGTCCATGCACTACCGGTTATGTTGAAAAGGCAGTCTCCTGCCAAAACATAGTCGATACCTCTGGCAACCTTTGGGAAAGACTTTGCCATAACTTCGACCAGGTTGGCACCTACAACTGGGATACCAGTGTTGTTAATACTGGTCAAGATGCTGCTTATGGCCGTGGCGCTGTTTACCACTCCGCTTGGCGCTACGCTCTCGCTGGCGGCAATTGGAATGAGGGTGCTCGCTGCGGCTCCGCTTGTCTCTACTTGAATGCCGGTGCCTGGTCTACCGCTGGCTATGTTGGTGTGCGCGGCTTCAGTCGATCCCGTCGCGCATGA
- a CDS encoding reverse transcriptase domain-containing protein, which produces MTLIEQIADWDNLLLAYQKARKGKSGINEVERFGANLWLNLGNIQLHLLSGTYQIGTYREFVVYEPKKRQILAAPFRDRVVQHAMLNILEAQWDKRLIDDTYACRKGKGTHQAATRIQHWLKGMAKNQSLENIWIVKTDYSKYFQSLNHDILKQVAAKGIDCQLTLKAIFNIIDSVPSPGMPVGNLLSQWLANLVGNIIDQHVKRNLRVKRYLRYMDDCVAIFGSKIEAQLYFAELSKLSESLELKFSKVSIHRATQGVNMVGYRIWPTHKLLRKRAIVQFKRDIKFIKKHYQNPEQQAKQINKRTKAFIAHSKHADGARLLNKLVNSSFNKAI; this is translated from the coding sequence ATGACACTTATCGAACAAATAGCCGACTGGGATAACCTACTACTCGCCTACCAAAAAGCCAGAAAAGGAAAATCCGGCATCAATGAAGTAGAAAGATTTGGCGCCAACCTTTGGCTTAATCTCGGTAATATCCAGCTACACCTATTAAGCGGCACTTACCAGATAGGCACATACCGAGAGTTCGTAGTTTACGAACCCAAGAAAAGACAAATACTCGCTGCACCTTTTAGGGATAGAGTAGTTCAACATGCCATGCTCAATATTCTTGAAGCACAATGGGATAAAAGACTGATTGATGACACCTACGCCTGCCGAAAAGGAAAAGGCACACACCAGGCGGCAACCCGCATTCAACACTGGCTGAAAGGCATGGCAAAAAACCAATCGCTTGAAAACATCTGGATAGTTAAAACCGACTACAGCAAATACTTTCAAAGCCTGAATCATGACATACTGAAACAAGTAGCAGCAAAAGGCATCGACTGCCAACTTACGCTAAAAGCAATATTTAACATCATAGACAGCGTGCCATCACCCGGCATGCCGGTTGGCAACCTGCTATCACAATGGTTGGCGAATCTAGTCGGAAATATCATTGACCAACACGTAAAGCGCAATTTACGAGTGAAACGCTACTTGAGATACATGGACGACTGCGTGGCAATATTTGGCTCAAAGATAGAAGCGCAACTCTACTTTGCCGAACTCTCAAAACTCAGCGAAAGTCTTGAGCTTAAATTCTCAAAAGTCAGCATACATAGAGCAACACAAGGCGTGAATATGGTTGGCTATCGCATCTGGCCAACCCATAAGCTACTGAGAAAACGCGCAATAGTACAGTTCAAACGCGACATCAAGTTCATCAAAAAGCACTACCAGAACCCAGAGCAACAAGCTAAACAAATCAATAAGCGCACCAAAGCGTTTATTGCTCATTCTAAACATGCGGATGGCGCAAGACTACTTAATAAGCTTGTAAACTCTAGTTTTAACAAAGCCATTTAA
- a CDS encoding helix-turn-helix transcriptional regulator, whose translation MSNKKFNEKLKLIREAENLSQSELAEKTGIPKRSIINYENSDRQPAFDAVKKVCESFPEYTMYLMLDDMPENTGSDQIKPEEKKLRDLSTSEQTA comes from the coding sequence ATGTCAAACAAAAAATTTAATGAAAAGCTGAAATTGATACGAGAAGCCGAAAACTTATCTCAAAGTGAACTGGCTGAAAAGACTGGTATTCCAAAAAGAAGCATCATCAATTACGAAAATAGCGATAGACAGCCGGCATTTGATGCCGTCAAAAAAGTTTGCGAGTCATTCCCTGAGTACACCATGTATTTGATGCTGGATGATATGCCTGAAAATACTGGTAGTGACCAGATAAAACCTGAAGAGAAAAAGCTGCGGGATTTGTCTACGTCGGAGCAAACGGCTTGA
- a CDS encoding phage tail-collar fiber domain-containing protein: MSAISLIITDAGRAEVINADNTGTGPVVLSQIAFGSGTNASDPSQTELQNEFKRLNSISGLAVSADTIHVTVQDLTTDAYSFSEFGVFTDSGTLFAVYSAPSDIMQKSADGTLNMAVDIVLGTLDAKNLTFGDTSFSNPPASETVSGVMKIATQQDASDLSNDTKAMTPLKTKQAIDAANPLSATHKIVTVDTVVAAIKMI, translated from the coding sequence ATGTCAGCTATTAGTTTAATTATTACCGATGCAGGTCGTGCAGAAGTCATCAATGCAGACAATACAGGTACCGGTCCTGTTGTCTTATCACAAATTGCTTTCGGAAGTGGAACAAACGCAAGCGATCCTTCACAAACAGAACTTCAAAATGAATTTAAACGTCTAAACAGTATCAGTGGTTTAGCTGTATCTGCAGACACTATTCATGTAACCGTTCAAGACTTGACAACAGATGCATATAGTTTCAGTGAATTTGGTGTATTTACTGACAGTGGTACTCTATTTGCAGTTTACTCAGCACCAAGCGATATCATGCAAAAGTCAGCAGATGGAACACTAAATATGGCAGTTGACATTGTGCTTGGAACACTGGATGCAAAAAATCTGACGTTTGGTGATACTTCGTTTTCAAATCCACCGGCGAGTGAAACGGTTAGCGGTGTGATGAAAATCGCAACGCAACAAGATGCATCGGATCTGTCAAATGATACAAAGGCAATGACCCCTTTAAAAACCAAGCAAGCTATTGATGCTGCAAATCCACTAAGCGCAACACACAAAATCGTAACCGTTGATACCGTGGTTGCTGCTATCAAAATGATCTAA
- a CDS encoding thermonuclease family protein, which translates to MRLLLAMALMVISVGSFATEKTYGSAMVSEVTSIYDGDTFRVNINGWPAVVGHHIPIRLNGADTPEMRGKCQFEKDLARQAKQFTVSQLRSAKVIELKNIMRGKYFRLVADVYVDGKSLAEELLQRKLAVAYEGGTKTNWCQ; encoded by the coding sequence ATGCGCTTACTTTTAGCCATGGCTTTAATGGTTATTTCAGTGGGTTCGTTTGCCACTGAAAAAACTTATGGAAGTGCCATGGTAAGTGAAGTTACAAGCATTTATGACGGTGATACATTTCGTGTAAATATCAATGGTTGGCCTGCAGTCGTTGGCCACCATATTCCAATCAGATTGAATGGCGCCGATACGCCGGAAATGAGAGGGAAATGTCAGTTTGAAAAGGATCTTGCAAGACAAGCAAAACAGTTCACCGTTAGTCAGCTTAGATCGGCAAAGGTAATCGAGTTGAAGAACATCATGCGTGGAAAATACTTTCGCCTGGTAGCCGATGTTTATGTCGACGGAAAAAGTCTTGCTGAAGAACTACTGCAGAGAAAGCTTGCAGTAGCATACGAAGGCGGAACGAAAACAAATTGGTGCCAATAA
- a CDS encoding phage baseplate assembly protein V — protein MSDRIEQIIQRLKLIFGTGITQRATTFIVQLKMATGVVNDRIKRVHNYGFMSRPLEGSKAYTLFVAGDTSRGIAVCIEDERYQMELQPGEVAILDNKGNLVHFTDQGIKVKTPFTVDIEATQNVNVTCENATVKATKTTINSETEINGKTTINNDLEVNGKATVTDVCSVGGLAAAGGGAVQAEGGMDMIGGDITVDGIGVKGHHHEDSLGNPTSPSLP, from the coding sequence ATGAGTGATCGTATTGAACAAATTATCCAGCGTTTAAAGCTGATTTTCGGTACTGGAATCACGCAGCGTGCAACCACGTTTATTGTTCAGTTGAAAATGGCTACCGGTGTGGTGAATGATCGCATAAAGCGTGTACACAATTATGGATTTATGAGCCGGCCACTTGAAGGTAGTAAGGCTTATACCCTATTTGTTGCCGGAGACACCTCAAGAGGTATTGCTGTTTGCATTGAAGATGAACGCTATCAAATGGAATTACAACCAGGTGAAGTTGCCATTCTTGATAACAAAGGAAACTTAGTACATTTCACAGATCAAGGGATCAAGGTAAAAACACCATTTACGGTTGATATTGAAGCAACACAGAACGTCAATGTAACTTGTGAAAATGCCACGGTAAAAGCTACAAAAACCACTATCAATTCAGAAACAGAGATCAACGGAAAAACCACCATAAACAATGATCTTGAAGTGAATGGAAAGGCAACTGTTACTGATGTTTGTTCGGTTGGTGGACTAGCCGCTGCCGGAGGTGGTGCAGTTCAGGCTGAAGGTGGTATGGATATGATAGGCGGTGACATCACTGTCGATGGAATAGGCGTGAAAGGTCATCACCACGAAGATTCTCTTGGTAATCCAACTTCACCATCTTTGCCATAG
- a CDS encoding phage baseplate assembly protein: MSKLNLFINNELVKHTSLSVTFSIEQLAHTFAATIKKMKVKQPLPIEIKLDNTTIFKGQIDERDRSIDTSANKMSISGRSLSANLIDSRIKINAIYTQNLLQILKQIVPKFGLGAKSDVTKLPLVPEFQLNAESPIPGLSQIAKQQKLMLIERDGNLVIQQPGQFKVTNLKLTEGINLKTINVKESFVDLFYHYEVQGAWDESYAVVKYAGANTCREKIIISDKLQNQESCKLRAEYERDLAIAKGLHVSGTIPGLHSNMTGEELNKLIQVDIPSDEINEQLLIKTITLSETGTTRNTQIEFMRPFHE; encoded by the coding sequence ATGTCTAAACTCAATTTATTCATCAACAACGAACTGGTAAAACATACATCTTTATCAGTGACATTCAGTATTGAACAGCTTGCACACACCTTCGCTGCAACCATAAAAAAAATGAAGGTAAAGCAACCACTTCCTATTGAAATAAAACTGGACAATACAACTATTTTTAAAGGCCAGATTGATGAACGAGACAGATCAATTGACACTAGCGCAAATAAGATGTCTATTTCTGGTAGATCCTTATCAGCAAACCTCATTGATAGCCGAATTAAGATCAATGCAATCTATACGCAAAACTTACTTCAGATCCTAAAGCAGATTGTTCCTAAGTTTGGTCTTGGCGCAAAATCAGATGTAACTAAATTGCCACTAGTACCAGAGTTCCAGTTGAATGCAGAAAGCCCAATACCAGGGCTTTCACAAATTGCAAAACAACAAAAGCTTATGCTGATCGAGAGAGATGGAAACCTAGTTATTCAACAGCCTGGTCAATTCAAGGTAACTAATTTAAAACTGACAGAAGGGATTAACCTAAAAACTATCAATGTAAAGGAATCATTCGTAGACCTCTTCTACCACTATGAAGTGCAAGGTGCATGGGATGAATCCTATGCTGTTGTTAAATACGCAGGCGCTAATACCTGCAGAGAAAAAATAATCATATCGGATAAATTGCAAAACCAAGAAAGCTGCAAGCTTCGTGCAGAATATGAACGTGACCTAGCTATCGCAAAAGGACTTCATGTATCTGGAACAATACCAGGTCTTCACTCAAATATGACCGGAGAAGAATTAAACAAGTTGATCCAGGTTGATATACCAAGCGATGAAATAAATGAACAGCTTTTGATTAAGACAATAACCCTATCTGAAACAGGTACTACAAGAAATACACAGATAGAGTTTATGAGGCCATTCCATGAGTGA
- a CDS encoding lysozyme family protein, whose translation MDEVLDSVTQHEGFREKPYIDPLVMREIPHTEKVIILKWFDRLKITFGYGMTFITEEQARMCTAMMLYDIRHELARRKSFFTSMPIKAQDIFVEMAYQMGIEDLMDFKNTWRYAELGQWENAANEMLDSKWAREQTPDRAKQLSDKLAALGEDNA comes from the coding sequence ATGGACGAGGTACTCGACAGCGTAACCCAGCATGAAGGCTTTAGAGAAAAGCCATACATTGACCCTTTGGTCATGCGCGAGATTCCACATACCGAAAAGGTAATCATACTCAAATGGTTTGACCGTCTGAAAATCACTTTCGGCTATGGCATGACATTCATCACCGAAGAACAAGCAAGAATGTGTACGGCCATGATGCTGTACGATATCCGTCATGAGTTAGCCAGACGGAAGTCTTTTTTCACTTCCATGCCAATCAAAGCCCAGGACATTTTTGTCGAGATGGCATATCAGATGGGAATTGAAGATTTGATGGACTTCAAAAATACATGGCGTTATGCAGAACTTGGCCAGTGGGAAAATGCAGCCAATGAAATGCTTGATTCAAAGTGGGCTAGAGAGCAAACACCAGATCGAGCAAAGCAACTATCAGACAAACTTGCAGCACTTGGAGAAGACAATGCCTGA